Proteins from one Candida orthopsilosis Co 90-125, chromosome 2 draft sequence genomic window:
- a CDS encoding membrane transporter yields MLSSDTPFAKRLTQCVCAIVWCLLCGGPIFGFAALKPILIKEHVYESLCDLHPEPTTSFVHSAANEVVSKCTPQDLKLNKIFTVAAVVTNVSALLIGHVLDNFGPKVCGLIGAGFLYLASFVFIYAKQIQMSPMWSSWFDPYLMGYSFLALGGPFTFISSFQLSNSFPERSGTILAMLTGAFDASSAVFLLYRIVYNKSHGEFTLDTFFRVYLLVPIFITIAQLTVMPSESYRTSSESVKLVGGDQDRIDDGADVNEESALLSSETPHRRDSIGDALKHPYEEEEYLMKHSSDPVVGILHGYAAQYQIKTYWFLLICLFSTIQMLKINYFVATVASQYQYIFQSYELATKLNKFFDVALPLGGIICVPLIGILLDNYSSLLVVSTLLSLSVLIGFLGLFSNYALAIIGVCLFVGYRPMFYTVISDLCAKVYGFETFGTVYGLIMTISGVFNYGQSYLDELTHTVFHMDPMPVNLMLILVTFVVGGLTVGYVYVEGNRRIKKDIEALQRE; encoded by the coding sequence ATGCTTTCATCGGATACACCTTTTGCCAAGAGGCTAACACAATGCGTTTGTGCCATTGTGTGGTGTCTATTATGTGGTGGCCCCATATTTGGGTTTGCTGCATTGAAACCaatattgatcaaagagCACGTTTACGAATCATTATGCGATCTCCACCCAGAACCTACCACATCCTTTGTTCATTCTGCAGCAAATGAAGTTGTTTCTAAGTGTACACCACAagatttgaagttgaacaaaatctttACCGTTGCTGCAGTTGTCACCAACGTTTCTGCATTGCTCATTGGACATGTGTTGGATAACTTTGGCCCTAAAGTATGTGGGTTAATAGGTGCTGGGTTCCTATACTTGGCCAgctttgttttcatttacGCTAAGCAGATTCAAATGTCACCAATGTGGTCTTCTTGGTTTGATCCATATTTGATGGGATACAGTTTTTTGGCATTGGGTGGACCCTTTACGTTTATATCCTCGTTCcaactttcaaattcattccCAGAACGTAGTGGGACAATATTGGCAATGTTGACTGGTGCTTTTGATGCATCTAGTGCTGTGTTTTTGCTCTATCGAATTGTGTACAATAAATCACATGGAGAATTCACATTGGACACGTTTTTCAGAGTGTATTTGTTGGTACCAATCTTCATTACTATTGCTCAGTTGACTGTGATGCCTAGTGAATCGTACCGAACAAGCTCGGAATCTGTTAAATTGGTAGGTGGTGATCAAGACAGGATTGACGATGGTGCAGACGTGAATGAGGAGTCTGCTTTATTGTCAAGTGAGACTCCACATAGAAGAGATTCAATTGGCGATGCATTGAAACATCCatatgaagaagaagagtatttgatgaaacatAGTAGTGATCCAGTTGTCGGTATACTTCATGGTTACGCGGCCCAATATCAAATTAAAACTTATTGGTTTTTGCtaatttgtttatttaGTACGATacaaatgttgaagattaaTTATTTTGTTGCTACAGTTGCTAGTCAATACCAATATATTTTCCAATCATATGAACTAGCTACTAAGCTCAACAAGTTTTTCGATGTGGCTTTGCCATTAGGTGGAATTATTTGTGTGCCCCTTATTGGTATATTGCTTGACAATTACTCGTCCTTACTTGTTGTGTCTACACTTTTATCTCTTTCAGTGCTAATTGGCTTCCTAGGCCTTTTTTCCAACTATGCATTGGCAATCATTGGAGTTTGCTTATTTGTCGGATACCGCCCAATGTTTTACACAGTTATATCTGATTTATGTGCCAAAGTATATGGATTTGAGACATTTGGTACTGTTTATGGATTGATTATGACGATTAGTGGTGTATTCAACTACGGACAGAGCtatttggatgaattgacGCACACTGTTTTCCATATGGATCCAATGCCGgtgaatttgatgttgattttggttaCTTTTGTCGTTGGTGGTTTGACTGTCGGATATGTCTACGTTGAGGGTAATAGAAGGATTAAGAAGGATATCGAAGCACTTCAAAGGGAATAG
- a CDS encoding Dur3 urea transporter, giving the protein MAQLSSQGNNAIIYLTYIFMLATGLFLAWKFASKTDFLSSNGTQRGIPLALNFIASAMGVGIISTYAEIANIAGLHGLLVYTLCGAIPILGFAIFGPIIRKKCPDGFILTEWVRHRFGMITALYISFFTCLTMFLFMIGELSAIRSAIEALTGLNALGAVIVECAVTTIYTFFGGFRVSFITDNFQGACVLILVIICACGMGSYIDIDTSKVGPSGLLKANKLGWQLVYILFVAIVTNDCFMSGFWLRTFASKTDKDLWIGCSIAAVVTFVITSLVGTTGFLAVWSGDLQVGDDEGYNAFFILLSHMPRWLVAFVLIFCIILSTCTFDSLQSAFVSTISNDVFRNKLHTNWSRLLVVIMIFPIVVLAVKVADNILQIYLIADLVSAAVIPAAFLGLSNTYFWWMRGFDVMCGGLGALLGVFVFGTVYYNSAKEGGKLLLIWNGLYDSEDWGPFGAFVIAPVGGVVFSWVAAAVRISAVYVYSKIRGTPFTELDRPDEEPIYVDNQATYGADENVEQTSVDKKSV; this is encoded by the exons ATGGCACAACTATCATCACAGGGAAACAATGCCATTATCTACCTCACGTATATCTTCATGTTGGCAACAGGGTTGTTCCTAGCTTGGAAGTTTGCCTCGAAAACGGATTTCCTTTCCTCAAACGGAACCCAAAGAGGTATTCCATTGGCTTTGAACTTTATCGCTTCAG CTATGGGTGTTGGTATCATTTCTACATATGCCGAAATCGCAAACATTGCTGGGTTACATGGATTGCTCGTGTACACCCTCTGTGGAGCAATCCCTATCCTTGGGTTTGCTATATTTGGTCCCATCATTAGAAAAAAGTGTCCTGATGGTTTTATTTTAACTGAATGGGTAAGACATAGATTTGGAATGATTACTGCATTGTATATATCTTTTTTCACTTGTTTGACCATGTTTTTATTCATGATTGGTGAATTATCAGCTATAAGAAGTGCTATTGAAGCATTGACGGGGTTGAATGCATTGGGTGCTGTTATCGTTGAATGTGCAGTAACTACAATCTATACATTTTTCGGTGGATTTAGAGTCAGTTTCATCACTGATAATTTTCAAGGTGCTTGTGTTTTGATCTTGGTTATTATATGTGCTTGTGGAATGGGTTCttatattgatattgatacTTCAAAAGTTGGTCCATCGGGATTATTAAAAGCTAATAAGTTGGGTTGGCAATTGGTTTACATTTTATTTGTAGCAATTGTCACTAATGATTGTTTTATGTCTGGATTTTGGTTAAGGACATTTGCCAGTAAGACCGATAAAGATTTATGGATTGGATGTTCAATTGCTGCCGTAGTCACTTTTGTCATTACTTCGTTGGTTGGAACCACTGGTTTTCTTGCTGTTTGGTCGGGTGATTTGcaagttggtgatgatgaaggaTACAATGcgtttttcattttgttgtcCCATATGCCTCGTTGGTTGGTTGCATTTGTGTTGATTTTTTGTATTATATTGTCAACTTGTACTTTTGATTCACTACAATCAGCATTTGTGTCAACTATATCGAATGATGTTTTCAGAAACAAACTTCATACTAATTGGTCACGTcttttggtggtgataatgatttttccaattgtggTTTTAGCAGTTAAAGTAGCTGATAacattttacaaatttacTTGATTGCTGATTTAGTTAGTGCTGCCGTGATTCCCGCTGCATTCCTTGGTTTGAGTAATACCTACTTTTGGTGGATGAGGGGATTCGATGTAATGTGTGGAGGGTTGGGTGCTTTACTTGGTGTGTTTGTATTTGGGACTGTTTACTACAATAGTGCCAAAGAAGGTGGAaagttgttattgatttggaatgGTCTTTACGATTCAGAAGATTGGGGGCCATTTGGTGCATTTGTGATTGCTCCAGTTGGTGGAGTTGTCTTCTCATGGGTTGCAGCCGCGGTGAGAATTAGTGCCGTCTATGTGTACTCCAAGATACGGGGTACACCATTTACTGAATTGGACAGGCCAGATGAAGAGCCAATTTACGTTGACAATCAAGCCACCTATGGCGCGGACGAAAATGTCGAGCAAACTAGTGTAGATAAGAAAAGTGTATAA
- a CDS encoding Cht2 GPI-linked chitinase translates to MLSNTLLALLATSASALAASNSVAVYWGQNGAGGQDRLSTYCADSSVDVVILSFLNDFPDPTNVNFANQCGATYPSGLLHCSAIGEDIKTCQASGKKVLLSLGGAAGNYGFSSTGDATAFADTLWNKFGNGEDEERPFDDAVVDGFDFDIELGSSTGYPELATALKSKFDSSKKYYLSASPQCVYPDAHVGPLLEQVPLDFAFIQFYNNPCSVDGDFNYDTWAQFAESSPNPDLKLYVGVPATGNVAGYVDAATLAKTIDQIKCDEHFAGVSLWDASGAWINTDASGANFADQVKKVLNDNTCPAPSSSSSSSSSSSTSAPASSTENKDIVDPTSVVVSPSGGYKNTTSTNDPIVSTATDIHTTIVTITSCEANKCSEVPVTTGVLTISEVDTVYTTYCPLPTTSAKPTTTAKPSTSVKASVSTASNVETTIVTITSCEANKCSEVPVTTGVVTVTDVNTVYTTYCPLPTTTSAAAPAPVAPVESSSAPAAETTAAQTVQTSEAEAVTTVGTGAEAETLTTTFELTSTVAPEQAPSSSVAAPEIISTYEGAAASNKAMWFTVPLVFVAALL, encoded by the coding sequence ATGTTGTCCAATACTTTATTAGCTTTGTTAGCTACTTCTGCTTCTGCTTTAGCTGCTTCCAACAGTGTTGCTGTCTACTGGGGTCAAAATGGTGCTGGTGGTCAAGACAGATTGAGCACCTACTGTGCTGATTCCAGCGTTGATGTTGTCATCTTGTCTTTTTTGAACGATTTCCCAGACCCAACTAATGTCAATTTTGCTAACCAATGTGGTGCTACTTACCCATCTGGTTTATTGCATTGTTCTGCTATTGGTGAAGATATCAAAACCTGTCAAGCTTCAGGtaaaaaagttttgttATCGCttggtggtgctgctgGAAACTACGGATTTTCAAGCACAGGTGATGCTACTGCTTTTGCTGATACTTTGTGGAACAAATTTGGTAatggtgaagatgaagaaagaccatttgatgatgccgttgttgatggttttgATTTCGACATTGAATTGGGATCTTCAACTGGTTACCCAGAATTGGCAACTGCTTTAAAATctaaatttgattcatcaaagaAATACTACTTGTCTGCTTCTCCACAATGTGTTTATCCTGATGCTCATGTTGGTCCTTTGTTGGAACAAGTTCCTTTGGATTTTGCTTTTATCCAATTCTACAACAACCCATGTTCAGTTGATGGTGACTTCAACTATGACACTTGGGCTCAATTTGCTGAATCGTCACCAAACCCAGACTTGAAATTATACGTTGGTGTTCCAGCTACTGGTAACGTTGCTGGTTACGTTGATGCTGCTACTTTGGCCAAGActattgatcaaattaaaTGTGATGAACATTTTGCTGGTGTTTCTCTTTGGGATGCTTCCGGTGCTTGGATCAACACTGATGCTTCCGGTGCCAACTTTGCTGATCAAGTTAAGAAAGTTTTGAATGACAACACTTGCCCAgctccatcatcatcatcatcatcatcatcatcatcatcaacttctgCCCCAGCTTCTTCTACTGAGAACAAAGACATTGTTGACCCAACTAGTGTCGTAGTCTCACCATCTGGAGGATACAAAAACACCACCTCTACCAATGACCCAATTGTTTCTACTGCCACTGATATTCACACCACTATTGTTACCATCACTTCTTGTGAAGCTAACAAATGTAGTGAAGTTCCAGTTACCACTGGTGTTTTGACCATCAGTGAAGTTGATACTGTATACACTACTTACTGTCCATTGCCAACTACCAGTGCTAAACCAACCACCACTGCTAAGCCATCTACCTCAGTTAAGGCCTCAGTTTCCACTGCCTCCAATGTTGAAACCACTATTGTTACCATTACTTCTTGTGAAGCTAACAAATGTAGTGAAGTTCCAGTTACCACTGGTGTTGTTACTGTTACTGACGTTAACACTGTTTACACTACTTACTGCCCATTGCCAACCACTACTTCTGCTGCTGCTCCAGCCCCAGTTGCCCCTgttgaatcatcatcagctCCAGCTGCTGAAACTACTGCTGCTCAAACTGTTCAAACTTCAGAAGCTGAAGCTGTCACCACCGTTGGAACTGGTGCCGAAGCTGAAACTCTTACTACTACTTTCGAATTAACTTCAACTGTTGCTCCAGAACAAGccccatcatcatcagttgCTGCTCCAGAAATCATTTCTACTTATGAAGGTGCTGCCGCTTCAAACAAAGCTATGTGGTTCACCGTTCCACTTGTTTTTGTTGCTGCCTTGTTGTAA
- a CDS encoding inositol oxygenase codes for MSRIHKSTNPSASNQQHPKSIPEKRQGQLLEHIDDEVLSVNVLRNNLKTQAATITAAAAAAAAAANSTQGSLSESSSTPLKETIAPTLEQEISLQEKSDQLADENWHIATEYYKNIDTKAFRQYELACDRVKSFYEEQHAKQTVAYNIQARINFKTKTRDTMSVWQALEKLNKLLDESDPDTELSQISHALQTAEAIRRDGKPRWFQLVGLIHDLGKLLYFYDSRGQWDVVGDTFPVGCKFSKRIIFPDSFKANPDFLNPLYNTKYGIYSKHCGLDKVMLSWGHDEYMFHIAKKYSKLPKEGLAMIRYHSFYPWHQEMAYTYLMNDHDKEMLKAVKAFNQYDLYSKIDREYDVDELKPYYLELIDEFFPDKVIDF; via the coding sequence ATGTCACGAATACACAAAAGTACAAACCCATCTGCATCTAATCAGCAACATCCCAAATCTATACCCGAGAAACGACAGGGTCAACTTTTGGAGCATATAGACGATGAAGTACTCAGTGTTAATGTTCTTCGAAACAATCTCAAAACCCAAGCAGCAACAAtaacagcagcagcagcagcagcagcagcagcagcaaatAGTACTCAAGGCTCACTTAGTGAACTGCTGTCCACGCCACTAAAAGAAACGATTGCACCGACACTTGAACAAGAAATATCACTTCAAGAAAAATCCGATCAATTAGCAGATGAAAATTGGCATATAGCCACCGAATACTACAAAAACATCGACACTAAAGCATTTCGTCAATACGAACTAGCATGTGATCGAGTCAAATCTTTTTACGAAGAACAGCATGCCAAACAAACAGTGGCATATAATATCCAGGCTCGAATTAATTTTAAAACAAAGACTAGAGATACAATGTCCGTATGGCAGGCGTtagaaaaattgaataagtTGTTGGACGAAAGTGATCCCGATACTGAATTGTCTCAAATACTGCATGCTTTACAGACGGCTGAAGCTATTCGACGAGATGGTAAACCGCGAtggtttcaattggtgGGGTTAATTCATGATTTGGGGAAATTACTTTATTTTTATGATTCACGAGGTCAATGggatgttgttggtgatacGTTCCCCGTGGGATGTAAATTCTCGAAACGGATAATTTTTCCCGACAGTTTTAAAGCCAACCCTGATTTTCTTAATCCGTTATACAATACTAAATACGGcatttattcaaaacaTTGTGGATTGGATAAAGTAATGTTAAGCTGGGGCCATGATGAATATATGTTTCACATAGCgaaaaaatattcaaagtTGCCTAAGGAGGGGTTGGCTATGATTCGATACCATTCGTTTTACCCATGGCATCAAGAAATGGCGTATACTTATCTTATGAATGATCATGATAAGGAAATGCTAAAAGCAGTTAAGGCTTTCAATCAATATGATTTGTATTCCAAGATTGATCGGGAgtatgatgttgatgagtTGAAGCCGTATTATCTtgagttgattgatgagtttTTCCCTGATAAAGTCATTGATTTCTAG
- a CDS encoding Scw11 cell wall protein, whose product MFAILFTFLFINLISAAPIPAVITRYHTAAPVTQVVTHTTGTTTVWLPPVGIYVLADGSSSTSTIWSGQWNTYPATFTSVLTPDNENTQPAAQPTTTSETTPATNTVTETTAEAEPTTEQNGETTPAATTAQPETTPTGTTQQTTQQTTQQTTQQTTQQTTQQTTQQTQQSSQQTQQSSSISSSNDTPSSSSSSSSESSSGINDGWSDNLSPPSTIVYSPYANDRSCKSSDDINSDLQLIYNTGIKQIRSYGTDCGSLTTVLQKCKELGIKVNQGVWVSQDGVDSADDQIDQVIEYGQQNGWDIFNLITFGNEAINSQYVDVDSMMTKLDSVRTQFRNAGYNGYVTTAEPPATFINYPKLCTDTSMDIVAINPHSYFNENISPAKAGDYVTTQQSQVAKLCKGKSVWITETGYPSQGATLGLNVPSPENQEIAIKSILDSTGGEVTILTTYNDFWKDPGQYGIEQYFGVINLFS is encoded by the coding sequence ATGTTTGCCATACTATTTACAttccttttcatcaacCTTATATCTGCTGCTCCAATACCAGCTGTAATAACAAGATATCACACTGCTGCTCCAGTCACTCAAGTCGTTACACATACAACAGGAACTACTACTGTATGGTTACCTCCTGTTGGTATTTATGTCTTAGCTGATGGAAGTTCATCAACGAGTACTATTTGGAGTGGTCAATGGAATACTTATCCTGCTACATTTACATCAGTTTTGACTCCTGATAACGAAAATACTCAACCAGCTGCCCAACCAACTACTACATCTGAAACTACTCCTGCAACTAATACTGTTACTGAAACTACTGCTGAGGCTGAACCAACCACTGAACAAAATGGTGAGACAACACCTGCTGCAACTACTGCTCAACCTGAAACTACCCCAACTGGAACCACTCAACAAACCACTCAACAAACCACTCAACAAACCACTCAACAAACCACTCAACAAACCACTCAACAAACCactcaacaaactcaacaatccagtcaacaaactcaacaatcctcatcaatttcttcatcaaatgatacaccatcatcaagctcatcatcgtcatcagaAAGCAGCAGTGGTATCAATGACGGATGGTCGGATAATCTTTCACCACCTTCTACAATTGTCTACTCGCCATATGCCAACGACAGAAGTTGTAAATCATCAGACGATATCAACTCAGACTTGCAATTAATTTACAACACTGgaatcaaacaaattaGATCTTATGGAACGGATTGTGGATCCTTAACTActgtgttgcaaaaatgtaAGGAATTAGGAATCAAAGTCAACCAAGGTGTATGGGTTTCTCAAGATGGTGTTGATTCCGCGgatgatcaaattgatcaagttaTTGAATATGGACAACAAAATGGATGGGATATTTTCAACCTAATTACCTTTGGTAACGAAGCCATCAATTCTCAatatgttgatgttgattccATGATGACCAAATTGGATTCTGTTAGGACACAGTTCCGTAATGCCGGATATAATGGATACGTCACTACTGCTGAACCGCCAGCtacatttatcaattatCCTAAATTATGTACTGATACCAGTATGGATATTGTCGCCATTAACCCTCATTCATATTTCAACGAAAATATCAGCCCGGCAAAAGCTGGTGACTATGTTACAacacaacaatcacaagTTGCTAAATTATGTAAAGGAAAACTGGTTTGGATCACTGAAACTGGGTATCCGTCGCAAGGAGCCACCTTGGGGTTAAATGTACCATCGCCGGAAAACCAAGAAATTGCAATCAAGTCGATATTGGATTCCACTGGTGGTGAAGTTACCATATTGACTACGTATAATGATTTTTGGAAAGATCCTGGTCAATATGgaattgaacaatattTCGGTGTTATTAATTTATTCAGCTAG
- a CDS encoding Cds1 protein (protein similar to S. cerevisiae Cds1p): MSKSNNKRADVDVDVDTASIKTPATSASITPSISKTENDGKSSKNEPVVNEKEKKKQAFITRTIWTFVMIGAFFVILASGHLPIIVMVLLFQFLTFKEIIALTSEPARDKKIPYNRSLNWYFLIATWYYLDFPSFVDFFQEEIFSNKFLTLLILNHKIISYSLYIAGFIFFVWTLKKGYYKFQFAQLCVTHMTLLLVVFQAHLIIGNILNGIFWFFLPSALVIVNDIFAYVCGITFGRTQLIEISPKKTVEGFVGAWICTGIAAVIGSLILSKSDYLICPAQNLSTHLYNYPSCEPNPVFIPQVYQLPQNIIDLFGGNIELITFKPVYFHAAILATFASLIAPFGGFFASGLKRAFGIKDFGDTIPGHGGITDRFDCQFLMGSFTYLYYQTFISNHNMNLGKVLQMAIINLSAPQLIQLIKSILRYLNREGVIDDDKLHSIVELLAN; encoded by the coding sequence ATGagcaaaagcaacaacaaacgaGCCGATGTCGATGTCGATGTCGACACTGCTTCAATAAAAACACCAGCAACATCAGCATCAATAACACCATCCATCTCAAAAACTGAAAATGATGGAAAATCCTCTAAAAATGAACCAGTGgtgaatgaaaaagaaaaaaagaaacaagcATTTATAACAAGAACAATCTGGACATTTGTCATGATTGGTGCCTTTTTCGTCATTTTGGCTTCTGGCCATCTACCAATCATTGTTATGGTCTTGTTGTTCCAGTTTTTAACATTTAAAGAAATAATTGCATTAACTTCAGAACCAGCAAGAGATAAAAAGATTCCTTATAATAGATCACTAAATTGGTATTTCTTAATTGCTACTTGGTATTATTTGGATTTCCcatcatttgttgattttttccaagaagaaatcttttccaataaaTTTCTTACTTTACTTATTTTGAATCACAAGATTATTAGTTATTCATTATATATTGCTGGATTtatcttttttgtttggactttgaaaaagggATACTacaagtttcaatttgctcAATTATGTGTTACCCATAtgactttgttgttggttgttttCCAAGCCCACCTCATCATTGGAAATATACTAAATGGTATATTTTGGTTCTTTTTGCCCTCAGCTTTGGTTATTGTTAATGATATCTTTGCTTATGTTTGTGGAATTACATTTGGTAgaactcaattgattgaaatttcaccaaaaaaAACAGTTGAAGGTTTTGTTGGTGCTTGGATCTGTACTGGTATTGCTGCAGTTATTGGCTCGCTTATCTTATCCAAGTCTGATTATTTAATTTGTCCAGCACAAAACTTGTCTACACACTTGTACAACTATCCAAGTTGCGAACCAAATCCTGTGTTCATCCCACAAGTTTACCAATTACCACAAAACATTATCGATCTCTTTGGAGGAAATATTGAGCTTATCACTTTCAAACCAGTATATTTTCATGCTGCTATCCTAGCCACCTTTGCATCATTAATTGCCCCATTTGGTGGGTTCTTTGCCAGTGGATTAAAAAGAGCTTTCGGTATAAAAGATTTTGGTGACACGATCCCGGGACACGGTGGTATTACTGATAGATTTGATTGTCAATTCTTAATGGGCTCATTCACATACTTGTATTATCAAACATTTATCAGTAATCATAATATGAACTTGGGTAAAGTTTTACAAATGGCAATTATTAACTTGAGCGCACCAcaattgatacaattgattaaGAGTATCTTAAGATATTTGAATAGAGAAGGTGTTATTGACGATGACAAGTtacattcaattgttgaattattggccaattga
- a CDS encoding Sui1 translation initiation factor, which yields MSTIQNLNAFDPFADTGDSEAQPTNYIHIRIQQRNGRKTLTTVQGVPNEYDLKKILKVLKKDFACNGNIVKDDDLGEVIQLQGDQRTKVSEFLTTQLQLPKKNIKIHGF from the coding sequence ATGTCAACTATCCAAAACTTAAACGCATTTGATCCATTCGCCGACACTGGTGATTCCGAAGCTCAACCAACAAACTACATCCATATTCGTATTCAACAACGTAACGGTAGAAAAACTTTAACTACAGTTCAAGGTGTTCCAAATGAATATGATTTAAAAAAGATTTTAAAGGTCTTGAAAAAGGACTTTGCTTGTAACGGAAACATCGTTAAAGACGATGATTTGGGAGAGGTTATTCAATTACAAGGTGACCAAAGAACCAAAGTGTCTGAATTTTTGACAACTCAATTACAGTTGCCTAAAAAGAATATTAAGATTCACGGTTTTTAA
- a CDS encoding Cks1 protein (S. cerevisiae homolog CKS1 has protein kinase activator activity, ubiquitin binding and has role in transcription, positive regulation of transcription, DNA-dependent) — translation MSAKPRYLTDSERAKVLEFQDMIHYSPRYSDDTHEYRHVMLPKNMLKVIPQDYFNPETGTLRILLEEEWRGLGITQSLGWVHYETHAPEPHILLFKRPINYGQ, via the coding sequence ATGTCGGCAAAACCAAGGTACTTAACAGACTCCGAGAGAGCCAAAGTGCTTGAATTTCAAGACATGATTCACTACAGTCCTAGATACAGTGACGATACACACGAATATAGACATGTTATGTTACCCAAGAACATGCTCAAAGTGATACCTCAAGACTATTTCAACCCCGAAACTGGGACATTAAGGATATTACTTGAAGAGGAATGGAGAGGATTAGGTATTACTCAAAGTTTGGGATGGGTACATTATGAAACACATGCTCCAGAGCCTCATATATTGTTATTCAAAAGACCAATCAACTATGGACAATGA